The following are from one region of the Amedibacterium intestinale genome:
- a CDS encoding glycosyltransferase: MKILMINKFLYPNGGSETYIFKLGDYLKLQGHEVQYFGMEHKGRCVGNNVEAYTSDMDFHGGSKLSKLTYPLKTIYSIEARKQIRKVLEDFKPDVCHLNNFTYQITPSVILEIKKWNPKCKIVFTAHDYNLVCPNHMLNNPNTHKNCEKCLGGHYINCTKNKCIHGSGAKSLIGTMEAIFWNTKGTYKYIDKVICCSEFMKTKMDTNPVFKDKTVALHNFIDKVEWKDTEKKDYVLYFGRFSEEKGIGTLIDVCKELKDIQFIFAGTGPLEDKIKDIPNIKNVGFQTGVHLEKLIREAKFSIYPSEWFENCPFSVMESQMYGTPVLGANIGGIPELIQVGKTGELFESGNKEDLKNKIIQLNESNIQDYVEDCKNIQFDTINEYYEKLRDIYA, from the coding sequence ATGAAGATATTGATGATAAACAAGTTTCTTTATCCTAATGGCGGTTCTGAAACATATATATTCAAATTAGGTGATTATTTGAAATTACAAGGTCATGAAGTTCAATATTTTGGTATGGAACATAAAGGTAGATGTGTTGGAAATAATGTAGAAGCTTATACTTCTGATATGGATTTTCATGGAGGATCTAAGTTATCTAAATTAACTTACCCATTAAAAACCATTTATTCAATTGAAGCTAGAAAACAAATAAGAAAAGTTTTAGAAGATTTTAAACCTGATGTTTGTCATTTAAATAACTTTACTTATCAAATTACACCATCAGTTATTCTAGAAATTAAAAAGTGGAACCCTAAATGTAAAATTGTGTTTACAGCACATGATTATAACCTAGTATGTCCTAATCATATGTTGAATAATCCAAACACACATAAAAATTGTGAAAAATGTCTAGGTGGTCATTATATAAATTGTACTAAGAATAAATGTATTCATGGTTCTGGTGCTAAATCGTTAATTGGAACGATGGAAGCTATTTTTTGGAATACAAAAGGTACATATAAATATATTGATAAAGTCATTTGTTGTTCTGAATTTATGAAAACAAAGATGGATACGAATCCAGTGTTTAAAGATAAGACAGTAGCTCTTCATAACTTTATAGACAAAGTTGAATGGAAAGATACTGAAAAGAAAGATTATGTTTTATATTTTGGACGTTTTTCAGAAGAAAAAGGAATTGGAACATTAATTGATGTTTGCAAAGAATTAAAAGACATTCAATTTATTTTTGCAGGAACCGGTCCCTTAGAAGATAAAATAAAAGATATTCCTAATATCAAAAATGTAGGGTTTCAAACAGGAGTTCATTTAGAAAAACTAATTCGTGAAGCTAAATTTAGTATTTATCCAAGCGAATGGTTTGAAAATTGCCCATTTAGTGTAATGGAAAGTCAAATGTATGGAACTCCAGTATTAGGAGCTAACATTGGTGGAATTCCTGAACTAATTCAAGTTGGTAAAACTGGAGAGTTATTTGAAAGTGGAAATAAAGAAGATCTTAAGAATAAAATTATTCAATTGAACGAATCTAATATTCAAGATTATGTAGAGGATTGTAAAAATATTCAATTTGATACGATTAATGAATATTATGAAAAACTAAGGGATATTTATGCATAG
- a CDS encoding acyltransferase family protein, with translation MHRRYESLDYLRAFSALGILLMHVLTNGNYELSGFVFDKLIPSFTDLVFLFMVISGFSMCCGYYKKIRSNEINIDDFYIKRFKRMWPYFTFLCLIDFIFSPSLNSLYEIFANSTLCFGFLPNANISVIGVGWFLGLVFVFYAIFPFFCFLIGTKRRAWFTFGVSIIFNLLSIYYFEATRTNIIYSAMYFIAGGLLYLYKDDISSLLKKKKLYIIVILLICLIGYYLIDMKSILILLISISLIIMCIFDRGGVNSIVSFISNISMEIYLCHMVIYRVVEKLHLIHISSSELISYLFASCLVFIGAIIFAFISKKFLERLGFLWQKRN, from the coding sequence ATGCATAGAAGATATGAGAGTTTAGATTATTTAAGGGCATTCTCAGCACTAGGAATTTTATTAATGCATGTTTTAACAAATGGCAATTATGAATTATCTGGATTTGTATTTGATAAATTAATCCCATCATTTACTGATTTAGTATTCTTATTCATGGTTATTAGTGGGTTTTCAATGTGTTGTGGATATTATAAAAAAATAAGAAGTAATGAAATTAATATTGATGATTTTTATATAAAACGATTTAAAAGAATGTGGCCATATTTTACATTCCTATGTTTGATAGATTTTATTTTTTCACCAAGTCTAAATTCGTTATATGAAATCTTTGCAAATTCAACTTTGTGTTTTGGATTTCTCCCAAATGCAAATATTTCTGTAATAGGTGTTGGATGGTTTTTAGGATTAGTATTTGTGTTCTATGCAATATTTCCATTCTTTTGTTTCTTAATAGGAACAAAGAGAAGAGCGTGGTTTACATTTGGAGTATCAATTATCTTTAATCTATTAAGTATATATTATTTTGAAGCAACTAGAACAAATATCATTTATTCAGCAATGTACTTTATTGCCGGAGGTCTACTTTATTTATATAAAGATGACATTTCTAGTTTACTAAAGAAAAAGAAGTTGTATATTATAGTTATTTTATTAATATGTTTGATTGGATATTACCTTATAGATATGAAATCAATATTGATTTTACTGATTTCGATTTCTTTAATCATTATGTGTATTTTTGATCGGGGGGGAGTCAATTCCATTGTCTCCTTTATTAGTAATATAAGTATGGAAATATACTTATGTCACATGGTGATTTATAGAGTAGTTGAAAAACTACATCTAATACATATTAGCTCAAGTGAGTTAATTTCTTATTTATTCGCGTCATGTTTAGTATTTATAGGAGCAATTATTTTTGCTTTTATTAGTAAGAAATTTTTAGAAAGGTTAGGTTTTTTATGGCAGAAAAGAAATTAA
- a CDS encoding radical SAM protein: MAEKKLNGTVIVTYRCNARCSMCNRYKAPSKPDEEISIETIRKLPKMYFTNITGGEPFIRTDLKDIVRELYKKSDRIVISTNGFFTDRIVDLCKEFPQIGIRISIEGLEQTNNEIRGLNDGYNRGYSTLKKLREMGMKDVGFGMTVQDKNAHDLVPLYKISNEMGMEFATASLHNSFYFVEAKNIIKDRPMVAQNFENLVNELLRSNSPKKWMRAYFNHGLINYIYGQKRLLPCDMSFDTFFIDPYGDVMPCNGTKDKEVMGNLNKSSWDELWNSKEAEKVRSKVRCCDRDCWMIGSVSPAMHKYIWKPGFWVVWHKFKSLFTKKPYSMYELKVVRDYRDGKVTKEELDKCSTCDMCATVNNGLSAASMEQLKNKTGEEIVDADIASQMNVK, from the coding sequence ATGGCAGAAAAGAAATTAAACGGAACAGTAATAGTTACTTATCGTTGCAATGCACGTTGTTCAATGTGTAATAGATATAAGGCACCAAGTAAGCCTGATGAAGAAATTAGTATTGAAACTATTCGAAAATTACCAAAGATGTATTTTACAAATATTACAGGTGGAGAACCTTTTATTCGTACTGACTTAAAAGATATTGTTAGAGAATTGTATAAAAAGAGTGATCGTATTGTAATTAGTACAAATGGATTCTTTACTGATCGAATCGTTGATTTATGTAAAGAATTTCCTCAAATTGGAATTCGTATTTCTATCGAAGGTTTAGAACAAACAAATAATGAAATTCGTGGATTAAATGATGGATACAATAGAGGATATAGTACATTAAAGAAATTAAGAGAAATGGGTATGAAGGATGTTGGATTTGGTATGACAGTCCAAGATAAAAATGCTCATGACTTAGTTCCTTTATATAAGATTTCTAATGAAATGGGCATGGAATTTGCAACAGCTTCATTACATAATTCATTTTATTTTGTAGAAGCAAAAAATATTATTAAAGATAGACCAATGGTTGCACAAAATTTTGAAAATTTAGTTAATGAGTTATTAAGAAGTAATTCACCTAAAAAATGGATGAGAGCTTACTTTAATCATGGATTAATTAATTATATTTATGGACAAAAGAGACTATTACCATGTGATATGAGTTTTGATACTTTCTTTATTGACCCATATGGGGATGTTATGCCATGTAATGGTACTAAAGATAAAGAAGTAATGGGAAATTTAAACAAAAGTTCTTGGGATGAATTATGGAACAGTAAAGAAGCTGAAAAAGTAAGGAGTAAAGTTAGATGTTGTGATAGAGATTGTTGGATGATTGGATCTGTATCACCTGCTATGCATAAATATATTTGGAAACCTGGGTTCTGGGTAGTATGGCATAAGTTTAAATCTTTATTTACTAAGAAACCGTATTCTATGTATGAATTAAAGGTAGTAAGAGACTATAGAGATGGGAAAGTTACAAAAGAAGAATTAGATAAATGTAGTACATGTGACATGTGTGCTACAGTTAATAATGGTTTAAGTGCTGCATCAATGGAACAATTAAAGAATAAGACTGGTGAAGAGATTGTAGATGCTGATATTGCTAGTCAGATGAATGTTAAGTAA
- a CDS encoding polysaccharide pyruvyl transferase family protein: MKVAVITRHAITNYGSILQSIATQKMISKLGHSSVIINYIREDENYKNHEKTLLNRKSSWNNNFFKRTIYLILRQPFSVYSGKRFEKYQKDYLKLTDLCTNKNEIENECTDVDVFMTGSDQVWGPMENGEYDDAYCLSFVGNNKKKIAYAASLGRTDMNDDLRSYFKHWLSRYTKIAVREDSAVEILDSLGIQADQVLDPTLMLGRDEWKEFLDKDFNKGKYILVYQLHNDEKLSTYAKKVSEKTGMPLIRISASFHQLLRGGKFQYLPTINEFLSYIDNAECLITDSFHGTAFAINLNTTFVEVLPNNKTGTRNLSILRLTHLEDRILTDINDVGLAKNKIDYTKVNKILKEKQIESMKILKNMIED, translated from the coding sequence ATGAAAGTTGCGGTTATCACTAGGCATGCTATTACTAATTATGGTTCTATTCTTCAATCAATAGCAACTCAAAAAATGATATCTAAGCTTGGACATTCAAGTGTAATCATTAATTATATCCGAGAAGATGAAAATTACAAAAATCATGAAAAAACTTTACTTAATAGAAAAAGCTCATGGAACAATAATTTTTTTAAAAGAACAATTTATTTAATATTGCGCCAACCTTTCAGTGTATACTCGGGAAAAAGATTTGAAAAATATCAAAAAGATTATCTTAAGTTAACAGATTTATGTACAAATAAGAATGAAATAGAAAATGAATGTACAGATGTCGATGTTTTTATGACTGGAAGCGATCAAGTTTGGGGTCCTATGGAAAATGGTGAATATGATGATGCTTACTGCTTATCTTTTGTTGGTAATAATAAAAAGAAAATAGCTTATGCTGCTAGTTTAGGTAGAACGGATATGAATGATGACTTAAGAAGTTATTTCAAACATTGGTTATCACGATATACCAAAATTGCTGTGAGGGAGGATAGCGCTGTCGAAATATTAGATTCACTCGGTATTCAAGCTGATCAAGTTTTAGACCCAACATTAATGTTGGGAAGAGATGAGTGGAAAGAGTTTTTAGATAAAGATTTTAATAAAGGTAAATACATTCTTGTTTACCAACTGCATAATGATGAAAAATTATCTACTTATGCCAAAAAAGTCAGTGAAAAAACAGGTATGCCTTTAATTAGAATTTCAGCATCTTTTCATCAGTTGTTAAGAGGAGGTAAATTTCAATATTTACCAACTATAAACGAATTCTTGTCTTATATTGATAACGCTGAATGTTTAATTACTGATTCATTTCACGGAACGGCATTTGCAATTAATTTAAACACAACTTTTGTTGAAGTATTGCCTAATAATAAAACAGGGACTAGAAATTTAAGCATTTTAAGGTTAACACATTTGGAAGATAGAATCTTAACCGATATTAATGATGTTGGTTTGGCAAAAAATAAAATTGATTATACAAAAGTAAATAAAATATTAAAAGAAAAGCAAATTGAATCGATGAAAATTTTAAAAAATATGATTGAAGATTAG
- a CDS encoding Coenzyme F420 hydrogenase/dehydrogenase, beta subunit C-terminal domain: MKTVCDLDDCTGCMACIDICGKHAISIQDNLKSYNAVIDQNKCVNCGLCTKVCQNNYKIQSCQPTKWYQGWTNDEQDRLKASSGGFATAIAKSFIKNKGIVYSCVFKNGEFIFESAKNENEVDKFTGSKYVKSNPINLYKNVLNDLKSGKKVLVIALPCQIGALKQYIKQEFQQNLYTVDLICHGTPSPNFLEMFLNQYNKSLKMFNSIIFRVKAKMQIHGNNEGIVTKGVSDKYTIAFLNGLTYTDNCYKCKYAKLERVSDITIGDSWGSTLSEDERKKGISLALCQTKKGIELLGESNLCLKDVDLNEAINNNHQLKAPSTTPSQRNNFFNGVKKHKRINFLIFIIYPRQSIKQDVKNLLIRIGVIRKING; encoded by the coding sequence GTGAAGACAGTATGTGACTTAGACGATTGTACTGGATGTATGGCCTGTATTGATATTTGTGGTAAACATGCTATTTCAATACAAGACAATTTAAAAAGTTATAATGCAGTAATTGATCAAAATAAATGCGTTAATTGTGGCTTATGTACAAAGGTATGTCAGAACAATTACAAAATTCAATCTTGCCAACCTACAAAATGGTATCAAGGTTGGACTAATGATGAACAAGATCGCCTAAAAGCTTCCTCAGGAGGTTTTGCAACCGCAATAGCAAAGTCATTTATTAAAAATAAAGGAATAGTATATAGTTGTGTTTTCAAAAATGGCGAATTTATATTTGAAAGCGCAAAAAATGAAAATGAAGTTGATAAATTTACAGGCTCTAAATACGTTAAGAGCAATCCAATCAATCTTTATAAAAATGTCTTAAATGATTTAAAAAGCGGTAAAAAGGTTTTAGTTATTGCTCTGCCTTGTCAAATTGGTGCTTTAAAACAATATATTAAACAAGAATTTCAACAAAACTTGTATACGGTTGACCTAATATGTCATGGTACACCATCACCAAATTTTTTAGAGATGTTCTTAAATCAGTATAATAAATCTTTAAAAATGTTTAATTCAATTATCTTTAGAGTTAAAGCAAAAATGCAAATCCATGGCAACAATGAAGGCATTGTTACTAAGGGAGTTAGCGATAAATATACAATTGCATTTTTAAATGGTCTTACATATACAGATAATTGTTATAAATGTAAGTATGCAAAGTTAGAGAGAGTATCTGATATAACAATTGGTGATTCATGGGGTTCTACACTGTCGGAAGATGAAAGAAAAAAAGGTATTTCACTTGCTTTATGTCAAACAAAAAAGGGAATAGAATTATTAGGTGAATCAAATTTATGTTTAAAGGATGTTGATTTAAATGAGGCTATTAATAATAATCATCAATTGAAAGCACCATCAACTACTCCTAGTCAAAGAAATAACTTTTTTAACGGAGTAAAAAAACATAAAAGGATTAATTTTTTGATTTTCATAATTTATCCAAGACAATCTATCAAACAAGATGTAAAAAATCTATTAATAAGAATAGGGGTTATTCGAAAAATTAATGGATAG
- a CDS encoding glycosyltransferase family 2 protein has protein sequence MISLIIPVFNVDVALLKCLLESITLKSDFEFEIIIVDDCSTNIDLLNFESYIENQPHCKVISTGKNSGPGVARNIGIENANGNWCMFADADDFYSQGAIKIVNSTLINNNPNAIIFDYNIVAGNTVKMKSLSNSDQYISKSEIQELLVGSTELNNIWRCAFSLDIIRENNVSFPSDMRNGEDFIFMIEYFKHCDEVIHLKKPLYNYRINENGITQNFTLSKIDDAVKTLQYRYQLLDLNFHENTKANISLFIQNKYIQVLFDYMALAYKNKEFSYVQIIKNNKYCQRLLNDKSESLVTNLKRKIIISYNPLLLIFFYTIKECVKSFVIKIRNF, from the coding sequence ATGATAAGTTTAATTATACCAGTCTTTAATGTAGATGTAGCATTATTGAAATGTTTGTTGGAAAGCATTACACTGAAGAGTGATTTTGAATTTGAAATTATCATTGTGGATGATTGTTCGACGAATATAGATTTATTAAATTTTGAATCTTATATAGAAAATCAGCCTCATTGTAAAGTTATCTCAACTGGTAAAAACTCAGGACCAGGAGTTGCTAGAAATATTGGAATTGAAAATGCTAATGGTAATTGGTGTATGTTTGCTGATGCGGATGATTTTTATTCACAAGGGGCAATTAAAATTGTTAATTCAACACTGATTAATAATAATCCAAATGCAATAATATTTGACTATAATATAGTAGCTGGAAATACTGTTAAAATGAAATCCTTAAGTAATTCTGATCAATATATTTCCAAGTCAGAAATACAAGAGCTTCTTGTTGGAAGTACAGAGTTAAACAATATATGGAGATGTGCCTTTTCGTTAGATATTATAAGAGAGAACAATGTATCTTTTCCCTCAGATATGCGCAATGGAGAGGATTTTATTTTCATGATAGAATACTTTAAACATTGTGATGAAGTGATTCATCTAAAAAAACCTCTTTATAATTATAGAATAAATGAAAATGGAATTACTCAAAATTTCACACTTTCGAAAATAGATGATGCAGTGAAGACTCTTCAATATAGATATCAATTATTAGATTTAAACTTTCACGAAAATACAAAAGCAAATATAAGTTTGTTTATTCAAAATAAGTATATTCAAGTATTATTCGATTATATGGCTCTAGCTTATAAAAATAAGGAATTCTCGTATGTTCAGATAATTAAAAATAATAAGTATTGTCAAAGATTATTAAATGATAAAAGTGAAAGTTTAGTCACTAATTTGAAAAGAAAAATAATTATAAGTTATAACCCACTTCTATTGATTTTCTTTTATACCATAAAGGAATGTGTGAAGAGTTTTGTTATAAAAATTAGAAATTTTTAA
- a CDS encoding EpsG family protein, producing the protein MIQYLLTFSISSIFIYISKYIKRNQRWILFFIALFIPCFLAGIRSEIIGTDVNVYLMPIYNAAEKAGNFNEYLNTSWFNIYRYNSVKEYEIGFITVIYVLVKMFHSIFVVKFFIQFLIIYPIYFALKKYGEKTLIWIGMLIYFLLFFNQSLNIMRQYISMSFVFLAIVGFIKTNDFKHYVIFQLIALTFHSSSLIGLGIFFIYKFLYRNEVNSITVLNKRVMYISILGLLLLLSPTLISKFLAQIGLNSYSLYIKGELTFMPNQIIIRLPLLILSLINWNKMCKKSEYFHFYFCMLIFTILFAQLAGSSQFGARIAIYFAVFQIVLCIQLCKTIGRNQINMVILNIGIIAYYLFYWWFYYAYMGMDATVPFISISN; encoded by the coding sequence ATGATTCAATATTTACTCACTTTCAGTATATCAAGTATTTTTATCTATATATCTAAATATATAAAAAGAAATCAGAGGTGGATATTATTTTTTATTGCTTTATTTATTCCATGTTTCTTAGCGGGCATAAGATCAGAAATAATTGGAACGGATGTAAACGTATATCTTATGCCAATCTACAATGCGGCTGAGAAAGCAGGAAATTTCAATGAATACTTAAATACAAGCTGGTTTAATATTTATCGCTATAATAGTGTCAAAGAATATGAAATTGGATTTATCACTGTAATTTATGTACTTGTAAAAATGTTTCACAGTATCTTTGTAGTTAAATTTTTTATACAATTTTTAATAATATATCCGATATATTTTGCATTAAAAAAGTATGGTGAAAAGACATTAATTTGGATAGGAATGTTAATATATTTTTTATTGTTTTTTAATCAATCCTTAAACATAATGAGACAGTATATTTCTATGTCATTTGTCTTTTTAGCGATAGTTGGTTTTATAAAAACAAATGATTTTAAACATTATGTCATATTTCAATTAATAGCATTAACATTTCATAGTAGTTCATTAATTGGATTAGGAATATTTTTTATTTACAAATTCTTATATAGAAATGAAGTCAATAGCATAACTGTTTTAAATAAAAGAGTAATGTATATATCCATTCTTGGATTACTATTGTTGTTATCTCCAACATTGATATCGAAATTTTTAGCGCAGATTGGATTGAACTCTTATTCTCTTTACATAAAAGGAGAATTAACTTTTATGCCAAATCAAATAATTATACGGTTACCATTGCTTATTCTTTCGTTAATAAATTGGAATAAGATGTGTAAAAAATCAGAATACTTCCATTTCTATTTTTGTATGCTAATATTTACTATATTATTTGCACAATTAGCTGGTTCGAGTCAATTTGGTGCAAGAATTGCTATTTACTTTGCAGTATTTCAAATAGTTTTATGTATTCAATTATGCAAGACAATAGGAAGAAATCAAATAAATATGGTGATATTGAATATAGGCATTATTGCATATTATCTTTTTTATTGGTGGTTTTATTATGCATATATGGGAATGGATGCTACCGTTCCGTTTATATCAATATCTAATTAA
- a CDS encoding polysaccharide pyruvyl transferase family protein: MERNLKKVYLKCYYCKNLGDDIFIDIISKRYPNIIFNIYGDDNYMNKNNIKIINRNLFTKLVNKILMMLTNGKINIETFFSKRCDFNVILGGSMFIEKELNPYEYLNKKKTFILGINFGPYSSEQYYNYCFNYFSDAKDVCFRDQKSYDLFNKIETARIAPDIVFSLDNKNDDYCSKRIIISPIDCTNRFGKKVREKYESFLKQIICLYIEKGFSVGLMSFCKQENDHIVVKRLYEEINSQQVDCFYYEGNINEAIDYINNSSIIVGSRFHANILGIKLNKSIIPIAYSDKTIDALNNLGFDKYIFDIRKIDEWNLTSIDDEYLCNKIDVSRITKEAENHFSKLDLALRGHIDGERK; the protein is encoded by the coding sequence ATGGAACGAAATTTAAAAAAAGTTTATTTAAAATGTTATTATTGTAAAAATCTTGGTGATGATATTTTTATAGATATTATATCTAAAAGATATCCAAATATTATTTTTAACATTTATGGTGACGATAATTACATGAACAAAAATAATATCAAAATTATAAATCGAAATTTATTTACTAAATTGGTGAATAAAATACTTATGATGTTAACAAATGGAAAAATAAATATTGAAACGTTTTTTTCTAAGAGATGTGATTTTAATGTTATACTTGGAGGTTCGATGTTTATAGAGAAAGAATTAAATCCTTATGAATACCTAAATAAGAAAAAAACATTTATTTTAGGGATAAATTTTGGGCCTTACAGTAGCGAACAATATTATAATTACTGCTTTAACTATTTTAGTGATGCTAAGGATGTTTGTTTTAGAGATCAAAAATCATATGATTTGTTTAATAAAATTGAAACTGCTAGAATAGCTCCAGATATTGTATTTTCACTAGATAATAAAAATGATGATTATTGTAGCAAAAGAATCATTATTTCACCAATTGATTGTACAAATCGTTTTGGTAAAAAAGTTAGAGAGAAATATGAAAGTTTTCTTAAACAAATTATTTGTTTGTATATTGAAAAAGGATTCTCAGTTGGTCTAATGTCATTTTGTAAGCAAGAAAATGATCATATAGTCGTTAAGAGGTTATATGAAGAAATTAATAGTCAGCAAGTAGATTGTTTTTATTATGAAGGAAACATAAATGAGGCAATTGATTATATCAACAATTCTTCAATAATTGTAGGATCTCGTTTTCACGCAAATATTTTAGGTATTAAGTTAAATAAGTCAATAATACCAATCGCATATAGTGATAAAACAATCGATGCGCTCAATAATTTAGGATTTGATAAATATATATTTGATATAAGAAAAATTGATGAATGGAATCTTACAAGTATAGATGATGAGTATTTATGTAATAAAATAGATGTTTCTAGAATAACTAAAGAAGCTGAAAATCATTTTTCTAAATTAGATTTAGCATTGAGAGGACATATTGATGGAGAGAGAAAATAA
- a CDS encoding oligosaccharide flippase family protein encodes MERENKLIKNTMIVAVGKICTQFISFFLLPLYTAVLTASEYGVVDLVNTFVSLLMPIIYLQIEQAVFRFLIDARENRDNTRKIICSTFIFVTILTFFLLFFYFFFAKYIVNEYKLYLVCLLIVSMFSNISLQITRGIDDNFTYSVGSLISGAGHVIMNVIFICYFNLGAIGMLLASIISNIMCFLYVFFKKRLWKYILSFSFDTAIIKKMLKYSIPLIPNQLSWWVVNASDRTLILYFIGVNANGIYSAANKFSAIVISIFNIFNLTWSESASLAIKDKDKAHFYSKVINQSMKFCYSLCFGIIAIMPFVFKYVITGESFSEAYFQIPILIISVIFNVVASLVGSIYIALKKSGEIAKTSFFAAIFNIAINLLLIKYIGLYAASFSTLVSYFTMAIYRLVDVQNYVQISLDFKFMSVSFVVLLEIVVIYYINSFLLSIIGLITVLLYSIIYNKHIIKSFFTAIINKVS; translated from the coding sequence ATGGAGAGAGAAAATAAATTAATAAAAAACACAATGATAGTGGCAGTTGGAAAAATATGTACTCAATTTATTAGCTTCTTCTTACTTCCATTATATACTGCAGTATTAACGGCTAGTGAATATGGAGTCGTTGATTTGGTAAACACTTTTGTTTCTTTATTGATGCCAATAATATATTTGCAAATAGAACAAGCTGTATTTAGATTTTTAATAGATGCAAGAGAAAATAGAGACAATACAAGGAAAATTATTTGTTCTACATTCATATTTGTTACGATTTTAACTTTTTTTCTACTATTTTTCTATTTTTTCTTTGCAAAATATATTGTTAATGAATATAAATTGTATTTAGTTTGTTTGTTAATTGTTTCAATGTTTTCAAATATTAGCTTACAAATTACAAGAGGAATCGATGATAATTTTACTTACTCTGTAGGTAGTTTGATATCAGGAGCAGGTCATGTTATAATGAATGTAATTTTTATTTGCTACTTTAATTTAGGAGCAATTGGAATGCTTTTGGCATCAATAATTTCTAATATAATGTGCTTTTTATATGTTTTTTTCAAAAAGAGATTATGGAAATATATCTTATCATTTTCATTTGATACTGCTATTATAAAAAAAATGTTAAAATATTCTATCCCTTTGATACCTAATCAATTATCATGGTGGGTTGTTAATGCATCAGACAGAACATTAATACTATATTTTATAGGTGTAAACGCTAATGGGATCTATTCGGCAGCAAACAAATTTTCAGCAATAGTAATTTCTATTTTTAACATTTTTAATTTGACGTGGTCCGAATCTGCTTCACTTGCAATCAAAGATAAAGATAAGGCCCATTTTTATAGTAAAGTTATAAATCAGTCAATGAAATTTTGTTACTCATTATGTTTCGGTATCATTGCAATCATGCCTTTTGTGTTCAAATATGTTATAACTGGAGAGTCATTTTCTGAAGCTTATTTTCAAATACCTATTTTAATTATATCTGTAATTTTTAATGTGGTTGCATCTTTAGTAGGATCAATATATATAGCTTTAAAAAAATCTGGAGAGATTGCAAAAACTTCTTTTTTTGCAGCAATCTTTAATATTGCCATTAATTTATTGTTAATTAAATACATAGGTTTATATGCTGCTTCATTCTCTACATTGGTTTCTTATTTTACGATGGCAATTTATAGATTGGTAGATGTGCAAAACTATGTACAGATATCATTAGATTTTAAATTTATGTCCGTAAGTTTTGTAGTACTTTTAGAAATTGTTGTAATATATTATATTAATTCATTTTTGTTGAGCATAATTGGTTTAATAACAGTTTTATTATACTCTATAATTTATAATAAACATATAATTAAATCATTTTTTACCGCTATAATAAATAAGGTAAGTTAA